The region GAACATGCTCTTTTTCTTCAACCTGTAAATGGGCATGTGACTATTCTTTTCGCTGGCACGACTCCCACGATGGAAATGCAGAGCGCTTCTGCGTATGCAGGAGGTTGTTCTGATCACCCCGTTATTGTCATTGGTTATGATGACTCTCAGAATATCGCAACACGTCGTCATGAAATGTCTCATGCCTGGCGTCTTTTTTCCGAAGTTGGAATTTCTTCTTGGCTCGATGAAGGGCTTGCAGAGCGGGCAGAAGATGATCCTTCTCTTTCTCCCGAAGAGATGGTGAGGAACCTCCTTCCGGAAAAAATGGAAGGAATATGGAATAATCCTCAGATGGAAAATCTGGTGTGGAGCTCAAAAAATCCAGAAGAAGCGCAACTTCGATATCAGAGTTATCTGATTGCACATGCCTTTATTCTTTATGTTGACAGCCTCTACCCACGATGGAGACTGCGTTTTGAGAGGGAATTAATGAAAACAGGATCTGCCGAAGAAGCTTTTAAAAAAGCTGTCGGTTTATCGGCAGAAGATCTTCAGGAAGGTTTTTGGAGATGGATATATATTCAAAGACAAGAGCGAGAGCTCATGGCAGAGGCAACTCGAAAACTTGCGGGAACATTTGCGGGAAGTCATTTTCTTCGAAGTCCCCATCTGTGTCGAGAGGGACTTGAACCATAAATTGTGCCCAGGGGGGGACTCGAACCCCCACGGATTGCTCCATACGCCCCTCAAACGTACGTGTCTGCCATTCCACCACCTGGGCCTTGCCAACCATTTTTAAAAGTTCGTCTGCTGCGTTGACTTCGTCGGCGCTTCTTGCGGCGTACATTCAAGTACGCCTCAGTCGGCCTCCTCAGCCTGTCTTGCATCCAAACATTTAAAAACGGTTAGAAATTATTGAGGCTTTTCTTCTGATTTTTTAGGCGTTGCTGGAGTTGTCTCTGAAGATGTTTCTCCTGTAGTTTTTTCCTCTTCCGGTTGAATGACGCGTGTTTCCTCTGGAAGGACGACTTTGTCAAGTATTGACCGAGATCCTTTATCTTTCGTGATCTGAGCCAAAAAGACAGACGTCGCAAGAAAGAGAATGGCCACAATCGTGGTGAGTTTATTGAGAAAGGTGGTCGGCCCTCTACTGCCAAAAAGCGTTTGAGAAGCGCCCCCCCCGAAACTCGCTCCAATGCTGGCTCCTTTTCCGGATTGAAGCAGAATCACTCCAATAAGGAAGAAGCAGAGAAAAAAATGAACGATCAGTAAAAGTGTTTCCATGATGTATCCTTTAGGGAAGAGATCGAATAATATCCGCAAACTGTTTCGCGTCAAGAGATGCCCCACCAACAAGGGCGCCGTCAATATCCTTTTGAGCAAGAAGATCCCGACTATTGGTCGACTTGACACTTCCTCCATATAAGAGACGAAGACTCTCTGCGGTTCGAGTATCACCTTTGCGGGCGAACCAATCTCGAATCATCGCATGCACTTCCTGCGCCTGACCTGGAGTTGCATTTTTTCCGGTTCCAATAGCCCAGACCGGTTCATAGGCAATTGCCCCTGTTGCAATTTTCGAAAGAGGAATATCTACGATGGCCTCTTTCAGTTGACGTTCGATCACGTGCAGTGTCTCACCCCGTTCGCGTTCTTCGAGCGTCTCTCCCACACAAATGAGAGGAAGAAGGTCGGCTTTCAGAGCAGCTTGAATTTTTTTATGAACCGTTTGATTGGTTTCTCCAAAAAATTGTCGTCGTTCAGAGTGACCGATGATGACATACGAACAACCAACATCTTTTAAAAAAACACCCGAGACCTCTCCTGTGTAAGCCCCGCTCTCTTCCCAAAAAAGATTTTGTCCCGCGATCTTAAGGGTTGTTTCAGAAAGAGCGACACCTAAAGAATAGAGCGTGGTAAAGGGAGCGGCGATGATCACTTCGGTATCTCCGAAAGCTTTCATTTCATGCAGGAATGCAGCGACAAAAGAGAGCGATTCCGCAACGGTGTAATTCATTTTCCAATTACCAACAATGAGAGGGTTTTTCTTCATACTTCAAGCGCTCCAAGTCCTGGAAGCTTTTTCCCTTCGACAAACTCCAGACTTGCTCCTCCTCCTGTTGAAAGATGACTGATGCGCGATTCAACACCACTTTTTTTGATGGCAGCGATAGAGTCGCCACCTCCTACAATCGAAATGGCTCCAGATGCCGCCACTCCTTCTGCTAAACGAAGCGTTCCTTGAGAGAAAGGGTCGAACTCAAAAACGCCCATAGGTCCATTCCAAAAAATGGTTTTGGAACCTTTGAGAGCTTCCAAAAAAAGAGCGCGCGTTTTTGGGCCGATGTCCAGTGCCATCATTCCCTCTGGGATGTCAACGCCTTCGGTAATCGAAACAATCACGTTTTCAGAACACTCCTTTGCAATGACATGATCCACAGGCAAGAGAAAAGGAATTTGCCGTGTCGCAGCCCGTTCTAAAATTCGCTTTGCCGAATGCAATTTTGTTTCATCAAGCAGCGATGTCCCGGTGGAGTAGCCCTTGGCTTTTAAAAACGTATAGGCCATAGCTCCACCAATCAGAAAGTGATCTACTTTTCCAAAAAGATTTTCAATGACTCCCAATTTATCCGAAACTTTGGCGCCACCTAAAAGAGAAATGAAAGGTCGACGAGGATTTTTCAACATTTCCGTGAGATAGGTGATTTCACGTCGCATGAGAAACCCTGCCCCTTTTTCTGGAACGAGAGAAACCATGCCGACGGTTGATGCATGAGCGCGGTGTGCTGTGCCAAAGGCATCATTCATATAGACCTCGATCTGCTGCGCGAGTTCTGCTGCAAAGTGGGGATCGTTTGTCTCTTCGCCAGGGTGAAATCGTAAATTTTCCAGAAGAACGATTTGTCCCGGAGCCATTTCGCGAATGAGTTTTTTCGCAGCTTGTCCGACGCACGATTCCGGGAGAAGAACGTCCACGTCGCCTAACAATTCAGAAAGATGTTGGCCCACTGGTTTGAGCGAATACTCTGCGTTTGGTTTCCCCTTCGGTCTCCCTCGATGTGAGGCTAAGACAATGCGAGCCTTCTGTCCTAAAGCATAGCGAATCGTGGGAAGGGAAGCTTGGATACGTGAATCATCGGTCACCACATCGTTTTTTACTGGCACGTTAAAGTCGACACGGATAAAAACACGTTTTTCATGGATTGGAATTTCGTCGATATATTTGATCATAAATAATTTTTGGGACGCTTTATTTCAAAACGAAATATTTTCGATTACGGGTCCTGTCACTTCCGCCGTTCCACC is a window of Deltaproteobacteria bacterium RIFCSPHIGHO2_02_FULL_44_16 DNA encoding:
- a CDS encoding preprotein translocase subunit SecG is translated as METLLLIVHFFLCFFLIGVILLQSGKGASIGASFGGGASQTLFGSRGPTTFLNKLTTIVAILFLATSVFLAQITKDKGSRSILDKVVLPEETRVIQPEEEKTTGETSSETTPATPKKSEEKPQ
- a CDS encoding triose-phosphate isomerase encodes the protein MKKNPLIVGNWKMNYTVAESLSFVAAFLHEMKAFGDTEVIIAAPFTTLYSLGVALSETTLKIAGQNLFWEESGAYTGEVSGVFLKDVGCSYVIIGHSERRQFFGETNQTVHKKIQAALKADLLPLICVGETLEERERGETLHVIERQLKEAIVDIPLSKIATGAIAYEPVWAIGTGKNATPGQAQEVHAMIRDWFARKGDTRTAESLRLLYGGSVKSTNSRDLLAQKDIDGALVGGASLDAKQFADIIRSLP
- a CDS encoding phosphoglycerate kinase — protein: MIKYIDEIPIHEKRVFIRVDFNVPVKNDVVTDDSRIQASLPTIRYALGQKARIVLASHRGRPKGKPNAEYSLKPVGQHLSELLGDVDVLLPESCVGQAAKKLIREMAPGQIVLLENLRFHPGEETNDPHFAAELAQQIEVYMNDAFGTAHRAHASTVGMVSLVPEKGAGFLMRREITYLTEMLKNPRRPFISLLGGAKVSDKLGVIENLFGKVDHFLIGGAMAYTFLKAKGYSTGTSLLDETKLHSAKRILERAATRQIPFLLPVDHVIAKECSENVIVSITEGVDIPEGMMALDIGPKTRALFLEALKGSKTIFWNGPMGVFEFDPFSQGTLRLAEGVAASGAISIVGGGDSIAAIKKSGVESRISHLSTGGGASLEFVEGKKLPGLGALEV